GAAGACGATGGACCTGATGACCGGCATGGAGACGCGCGGTGACACGGTCGTCGGCAACGATGTGTGGTTCGGCTACAACACGCTCGTGATGCCCGGTGTGACGATCGGGGACGGCGCGATCATCGCGACCGGCGCCGTGGTGACGTCCGACGTGGCGCCTTACACGGTGGTCGGCGGCAACCCTGGCAAGCCGGTGAAGCAGCGTTACGCGGACGAGGACGTCGCCCGCCTGATGCGCGCCAAGTGGTGGGACTGGCCAGTTGAACTGCTCACCGAACACGTCCGCACGATCATGTCCGGCACCCCCGCCGACATCGAACGGATCGCCCAGTCACAGCTGTGACTCAGCCCCGCCCGACCAGCCCGACAAACC
This is a stretch of genomic DNA from Saccharothrix ecbatanensis. It encodes these proteins:
- a CDS encoding CatB-related O-acetyltransferase produces the protein MLIPDPTVLHPLPHADRVVQLKPLVTSPTIEVGEYTYYDDPEHALEFETRNVLYGYGAEKLVIGKFCALATGTRFIMAGANHLNIGVSTFPFTIFGGTWAEKTMDLMTGMETRGDTVVGNDVWFGYNTLVMPGVTIGDGAIIATGAVVTSDVAPYTVVGGNPGKPVKQRYADEDVARLMRAKWWDWPVELLTEHVRTIMSGTPADIERIAQSQL